tttggCAATATATGGGTGGAGAATTTTGAACTgcaaatctcaaaattttatcCTCAGGATGGTTGATTTTATTAGTTTAGTTCAAAAAGCTTGTATGGTGTTGAATAATTGGAATTATTGAATTTTGAGGTTGTATAGTAATTCCCATGTCTATGACTAAATTAGTGTAGGATTGATAGTTAGAGTTATATGTTAATTGAGTTATATTCATGACTATAAATTTGAAATATGAGTTTTAGTAAACTTGTATgctaaatatataaattcttaTTGATATCTTCTACAAGTGAATTTTGTCGTAATCCTAATTATGTATCGTAACATTGGCAAAAGTTGTCCTAATTTGGATGGTGGTTTATAGAAAACATGGGAAGCATCAATAATTgttaattaaaaaattgtatTTGATTGCCAATTAGTGACAAATTGATTGATTACCAATTaaggtaaaagaaaaataatggatattaaattaaagagtaactttttgttgcaaaaacaaaaaagaaatatattggGGGATgagaaaagagagaagaaaaggcAAATAATAGACTGTGAAAGACGGCATGGGCGGCATGTGCGGCAGCAGCAATGGGCAGGAAACATGCTCCTGGGCCCCTTCTTCTCATTTCCATCCTATACCTTTCCCCTTTACCGGCTTTCCCGGTTCTCTCTCCCCCTCCCTCCCCCTCCCTCCCTCCCCTTCCTCCTGCATATACTTTACCGGCTTTTCCGgttatacacacacacacacacacatatatatatatcaaaactTATGGACtgtatttgactctaaaatctAATATTTCTTATACTTTTCACcgatttattttaattttctctaatttattttgtccttttttaaaaaataaaaattaaatctcTTTCTAACCTACTTCTACTTTTATATCTCTAACCTCATTTTTATAACATTTCATTCACCAATGTCGCGTttcatatttaatatttttttcgaaatcattttcttaaataaaaaaaattaaacaaagaagATGGTTTTTTTTATTGATGCACGTTTCTAAATGATATGGTTGTTGATTAAGTACTTGCCAATAAGTCCATAAAATGATGGAACTTGACTTGTAGCAAAATCTTACATTGTTGACTTATCACAAAATCTTACATTGCTATAGTGCTAGACTATCTACACTCTAAGGCTAAATGAGTACTAGTTCAAAAGTATTGTTGAGCTAAGTAACTAGGTGTGTAATTAATGTGTACTTTTTGAAGAGTTTCTTATATGTAGATGGAGGTGTATCATATAACTCTCATTTTGCACCCTTTAACTCATACTATATTATAGACGGATGTTATACTTATAATGTCTCTATAACATTTGCTTTGTTGTGTTAAGATGCTATGTAATAGTCCTACTCGAACACTTGTTTTTTGTGAGATAATGCCACATTAGAAGTCATTGTTTTGCCTCCTTAACATTTATCAAACAACACATTAGGCTTATCATAGCATGATAGAAAGATGTGATGAAAAGAAAGATTATAATGGTTTTCCCCCCTTATAAGCTCCTAGATCTTTGACATATTGCATAAGAATATATACTTTAAATGCTCGATTttaaaattgacaaaaaaaattatagtattTGACATTTTGTAAAGTTTGTAAAGTAAATGTACAAATTTTgtaaagttaaattaaaaaaacgTGCATAAATAGACCATtcatttaaattatatcaaaaCATATAGCTACCTTGCAATTAAAAGCTTTAATTTCCGTTAGATAttgtattaaatttattttcatttatcaaCTTAAACTTTTGAATCAATTGGtagtttaaaataatattagagACTACCATATAAATCCTATATTGAAAGTTCAAATTTTAATCGGAAGGAACGTTAAGAATGGGCTCAATTTACATAGAAATTGTTTTGTTCTGTGGTGTTTTGAAGGTGTGGATGAAATGAAcatgtaattcaaaattaagaGAGCAACCAATGtgtattttgaaagaaaaagtaATAATTGAACATAGAAAAGATAacggaaagaaaaagagagaataaagaataaaaacCTAACCCTATAAAACGCAGTGGTTGAAAGATTTGATTTCCTCCGTCTCTCTCTCCCATCGCTAAACACTTCCTCTGTTTCCGTTCAgagatttcttcttcatttcgCCTTTCGAGGAGggaaaggaaagagagattcctttctctctctctctctctctgcgATCCTCTTCAACCCATTGAAGCCCACACCCATCGCAGAGAGAGATCCTCCACACCACCATTCTCACTCCAATGGCGGTTTCTAGGTCGTCTTTTGAACTTTTGGCTGCCACTGCCCTCATCTTTGCCATCTTCTTGCCCGTTGCTCACCCTCTTTCCTTGGCTCCCGCACCCGCTCCCACCAGCGATGGTTCGTTCTCTCTCTTTATCTTCTCTTTTGCATTTCTCTTCCAGATCTGTCTCGATTCTGGATCTCTCTCTTCAAATCACTTCTgtttcttttgaaaatttacTTTTCTTGATGAATTATGCTCAAATCTCAAGTCGTGGATCTGTTTTCCATACATGTTTTCTCAATCTTGCGAGAGGTCATTCACATCGATTTGTGGACCAAATGTTTGGAATGCCAAATATGTAGATTCTATTTTCTTCCAACATCATAAAGTCGTTTCATAGTTTCAATAATTATTAGTTGTCCCATTTATGAGTTCAATTAAACCAACTAGAATAATTTTAGGTCTCAAAAAAATTATATGATATCTTAAATAGTTGACCATGATGGATGGTTCGACTCATTCTTCAAAATCAACCATTGGCATAACTATTATTGCTTAACTTTACAGAACGAAGGTGTTTCATCATGAAGTTCTATTCTCGAAAGGCCATTTTAAGCTTAATTTAAACAGTTgttatttgaaatgaaaaattCCTAATTAAGGAGAATTCGGGATGAAATACTTAGATTTTGTCAATCAAATTAATCAGTATGTTTGTAATGAAATTTGACAGGGACATCCATAGATCAAGGAATAGCTTATGTATTGATGATGGTGGCATTGGCACTCACATATCTCATCCACAATGCTGACTTATCAAACAACCTCTAAAAGATTTTTATCAAAGCATTTGTAGAACATCTTTGATCAAAGGGAGGGAAAGGATTTTAGTTAGAAATGAATGCAAGTGGGGTTTTTGAGGgaatttgattcttttttttttttttttttttttttgcacatTGTAATTCCTTTGGAACCCTCTTTTGATCAAAGGAGAAGGGAATTTAGTTAGAAATGCAAATGGGTTTTGAGGgattttattactatttttttttttttttgttttaatttttcataGTAGTTcatttgggtgtttctgttttTTGGTCTTTATTTCTAATGATGAGTCTGATTGTGTGGTCTCTTTGTATTGCTATGTACAGTCTCCTAATTTGGAATGAGATTTATTGGGGTTTCCCTATTTTTCTTTATTCCTTCCTCCCTCTTATTTTTATCTTGTTTTTTTTTGGACACGAATTCACTACTTAAAAGTTGTGTCCACTCTAACATCAAAACCTCCCTGGACCAACCGGCTACTAAGCCAGTACGAAAAGGGGCCATCCGCAAAACCATATTCGTGGTCTTGGCTCCCTTTTAttccttctcttttctcttgtctctcttattttagttttatggtaaaaaaaacaaatgaaagtGAAAAATTAATTGTAAATACTGAATAGAACTTATTAACTTTGTTGAGTTCAAAATGAACATCAACAAACATCAAATATGtagttaaaatttaaatataatgcTTTTTATGAAGTTAGAAATAAATTTATGAaatctaaatataacaaacgaTGCTATTACGCATCATTATTTTACTAACATATTTAAACACAATACAAATATGGTttgaagaaataattaattGGTTTATAGGTGGGTACATTTTTGGTTGTGGGCAAGTTGTATCTGTTCTGTCAATTAGAATCTTAGTGGCATCCATCAAATATTAACAATAAGAAACAATTTTCCAATGTCCTTTTATTCGACCAACATTAAACCCTTTTTAATGGAAACTGAGATCTTAAAAGATTATGTAAAAAGGTTTAGCAAATGATGATCAATTAGTATATTTAGCCTAAAACTTTAGTGTTAGtaaaatattttgtataattCATAACAATAACTTATCAAGTAGAATTACAATAAAGCATTCAACTTGGTGTTTGTGAATtgaaacattttcaaataaatcGGAGACTTCTTATACATAAAATTGAAGGTAAGAAAAGTTTATTAGACACGAAACTATAATAAGAAACACTCGATTAGAGATTTTGAAAAAGTGTTAAAAGAGACCAATTTGATGGAAGGCTGAATGCTCAGTAGAATATATTTTAAGTTAATACTCTATAACCAAGCTTCGTATATTAACCAAATATTGAATATAAGTTGTTCACTTTATAAAATGtaatgttctttttttcttgcaaaggtatttatttatttactgtTTGATATAATATTAATGAAGCACGTATCCCAAAGTATATAAAACTTTTGGGGTTGGTGGCACATGCTACACCGACCCTGCCTATAACTTACCCTATATacattatataaatatatagtaatagataaaaggaaaagggaaaaaaaaatccatCTATACTCAAAGGATACACTAATTGTACTATATTTGATTTTCATGATTGATTCCTCTAATATAGTTTTTAAGTTTAGAAATGTTACAATTTTATCTTTAAAGTTTAAGTTTTGCTTGTTAAGAGTTGTTCGAAAGCAATTTTTAAAGCGTAGGGATAAGTCCAAATTCAAAAGAAACTAGGAGGATGCATAAGAGAACATTTGTCCTAAAAGAAAACAATTAGAGTTTTtgagtttggaacaattagttGAACTAGTAAACATAGACCAATATGATTGAAAAATAATTGAGTTGTACTTAATCTTGTTTCTTGCAATCTTAAGAGTGATAAACAACTACCACATTGCCAATATTACATGTAACCGCATGGAAATGTTAGAGGAAAAACATTATAAGTGACCTCCTTTGATGATCCCAAAGAAAAAGAGTAAGTAATCTCCAAATGAGAGTTATGAccatattcctttttatttggTTGAACTATATAAACTCCTTGTGAGTATGGTAAGTTAGATATTCACACCCGTGTGAGGATCTTTTATGTAGGTCTACTCGATGGCTGTGACAACAACAAACCGTGCGAGATCTGAGCACCAACAAATTGAGCCCTGTTGAcgcttaaatttaaaatatggaCTAAATTGAACGAAAACTCAATTCTTAATTATATaattgtaacattttgaaatCTATGAACTAGATTGAAACTAAACTCAAAACTTAAAGACATGAATTTGGAGTACTTCAAAATTCACACTACTAAATAGAAGGAAAATGGAGAGAGAAATAActttttgtctattttttaaatatatatctatacaattgttcaaaaaatctcttgtcaatttcaacaatttatCAATACTTCTTTTGATGCATCAATATATTAAAATTGAGTTCAAAATGAGTGCATGACACTTTGTTTAAGCCAACTTCTCttcaaattttaacttttttttaatctccatttaatttttattttattttttactttttacgttttaatttttactttcaaattatcatttttaaaaaacaaaccaaaatttaaaaactaaaaaatatatatataaaagaaatgtttttgaaaacatCCCTTAAAAAATAGACAATAAATTAAGGTAAAACCAGCAAATATAAACAAAGATTGCTTAATTAATTCTAAAAACAACTGTTTAAAGCGCGCGcgcacatatatatatatatatagtaaaattaaaagaagaCGTTAGTAGCTCATTAATCTTAATTAAATGagagaaaattaaaaggaaaaaatggttaatttcctaaataaaaaaggaaaagaaaaagaaaaagaaaaagggttaAGGGATTGAGGTCCATTGATCAATAAGTACTTAAAATAGGTGTGTAAGTCCTGAAAAAAAtgagaggagaaagaaaaaatggaCCTAGTgattaaaacaaacaaacaataaGTTTCAACATTCCAAATTTGGTACAAACTAAATCCATTTTGCctatttctcttctttttttctctctttcggAGTTGgaggagaaagaagaaagaagaaagaagaaagaagaagaagaagaggaaatatatatatatatatatattcttttcaaagaagaaaaaaaggtttaaaaaatacctattttttttctctctcccctctctctctcttaagCTCCAAAAGAGAGATTggccaaaacaaaaacaaacaaaaaagaaaatggacaAAACAATAATGAATTGTTGTCGTTGGCtagtgatgatgatgatgattatgGGTTCATTTGTTGATGCATTCACTCATATTGTTGGTGGAAGCCATGGTTGGAGAGTCCCTGAAAATGTTTCCTTTTTTGATCAATGGGCTAAACCAAGAACCTTTGGTGTTGGTGATAGGCTTggtatatttctttttctttttcttttcctttcaccTCTCTTTTTGCATTTCAATTTTACTATAATCCATTTAATCGTAATATTGATCTGATTTATATACattatttgaaagaaaaaaaaaaatgctttaTTAGACCAAATTATCCCAAAACTTGTCTCGTGAAAATGTTAAAATGAATTTTCAAGGCCTCTGGATGAAAATTAGGACTAAGAAGCTTTGTATAGATTTCAATTCTTGCTGTTTTTTATGTCACTTACAATTCcacattttaaatttcaaaatgataGAATTTAAAGATACATTTTGATAGTATCAAACTATATTTCATAATACGTTTCTAacatttatgtattttttttcttgcaaTTGGATACATACGTACGTGCATACATACACAGTTTTCCCGTACCGAGCTGGTGCGAACAACCTAGTGGCAGTAAAGAAGGCAGACTACGATACATGTGGGGAAGAAGAAGTAATATACATGTATTTTCTAGGGCCAACGGTGGTGAACCTAACAAAGGCAGGTGATTACTATTACTTTGATGGAATTGGAAAGCACTGTGAAGCTGGTCAGAAGCTCCATATCCAAGTTGGTACTAAAGAAGGAAGCTCTGGGTCAGATCCTTTACCATTTAACCTCGAAACTTTTGGAATCCACACCTCTTTGGGCCCAGCCCTTTCACCTCAACCCCAAGCCGAATCCGAATCCAAACCCCAATCCCCACCCGGTACTGCCACTCCCCCATCTAATgccttccttcttcttcctacACCAATGTTATTGGCTCTTATAATTCCTAcccttttttccatttttctttgaTTCCCATTTccatatattaattaattctttttccttttccttttccttttctttctctttctctttttaatgTGTATTAATGTTTTGTTGTTCCAAATTCCTATTTTCTTGGGTTTCCAACCTTTGAAAGATCAAACTATAAATCCATGTCTTCTGTCTTGGGATGATTCTTGTTTCATTTCAAtgcttcttcttttctttatatatataatatatatatatgtatgtttcTTTTTCAAAGGAAATTTTTGTTTGGAAATATAAGGTaataatttatagttttatcTTTATATACCTTTTATTTCTTGGGAGGAAATATAATGGcattttgtgtgtgtgtgtgtgtgttccCTTTTGTATTAAATGCTTATAAGTTCCACTTGGTGTCTCTTGTTTTAGATACTCTTTTTGGTATGTATTTTTCGTTGAATTCTATTGTGTACTTTTTGAATAATTAGAtatcaatttattattattgggaaagaaaaagaaaaacacaattacttttttaattactttttttcGAAGACATTCATACCTCTATATTTGAATCTTcactaattttaaaaatcacaataatgtttaaaaaaagaattttctCAGTCATTTGTGAAATACGGGATGTGGGATGATTTGAGACATACTCTTCAAAACGTCATTGAAGGTTCCTTTTCTATATCAGCAAACATATGCTACAAAAATGGTACAAACTGGTGGTTGACTGCCATATATGGGCCGACTAAAAGGAAATTTAGAAATCTATTATGGAATGAACTTGAAGagctacaaaaaaaaaaaagtttaccaAATTGGTTGTTGAGGGACGATTTTAATGTGATCAGATGGAACAATGAAACTTCTGCTAAAAATCCAGCTTCTCATAGCATGAAAAAATTCAACACCTTCATTGAAAATTGCAATCTTATTGATCCCCCCCTCACAAACACCAAATATACATGGTCCAATCTTCGTGATCACCCTACCCTATCCAGGTTGGATAGATTTTTATACTCAACTGAATAGAAGCATCAATTCACGCCTCATCACTCCAGAACGCTCTCCAGAATCACATCTGACCATTTCCCCATAGCTCTCGAATCTTCTTGCATAAATTGGGGTCCCTCACCATTTAGATCCACAAATGCTTATCTCAATGAAGttgattttaagaaaaatttagCGTTATGGTGGAGCAACACAGATCAACCTGGACACTTGAGATATTTCTTTATGAGAAGACTTAAGCAATTGGCCTGCACTATAAAACAATGGGGTAAGATGAAAAAAGGAAGAGCTGAACAAGATAAAATCTCATGGACTAAAGAGATTGACTTGATTGATAAGTCTGAAGCCGATGGTAGTATAAATGAATTTCAATGCGCAAGGACAACGACACTTAAGGCAGATTTGTGTCAAGCTACTTTCTTGGATACTCAAATCTGggataaaaaatgtaaaagacTCTGGAATTTATAAGGTAATGAAAAGTCGGTTTTTTCCCATAGAATTTGTACTGCTAGACAGAGAAGGaactgttgggttttatgtcctaaaactcgtagatagtaaatataatcaattgaccgtcattaataaaatgttttattattataagtgttattgattatattattagttttgtcttaataacctaaatccaataaactaacatcctaagctgtttgatgagtcttgaacagtatgtagagacatacggggattaatgttcaagatcagcttaaagggtctatagtatagggttaaggttgggtaccttatcctgttaacactatggatatgtctcactttgtatttgatacaaacacattgatccaatgcgtccatgtatgcgacatgcgagagagggtatcctatgcaatgagtttacataagactggaccacgaaat
This region of Cucumis melo cultivar AY chromosome 7, USDA_Cmelo_AY_1.0, whole genome shotgun sequence genomic DNA includes:
- the LOC103493116 gene encoding umecyanin-like; amino-acid sequence: MDKTIMNCCRWLVMMMMIMGSFVDAFTHIVGGSHGWRVPENVSFFDQWAKPRTFGVGDRLVFPYRAGANNLVAVKKADYDTCGEEEVIYMYFLGPTVVNLTKAGDYYYFDGIGKHCEAGQKLHIQVGTKEGSSGSDPLPFNLETFGIHTSLGPALSPQPQAESESKPQSPPGTATPPSNAFLLLPTPMLLALIIPTLFSIFL
- the LOC103493115 gene encoding arabinogalactan protein 41-like encodes the protein MAVSRSSFELLAATALIFAIFLPVAHPLSLAPAPAPTSDGTSIDQGIAYVLMMVALALTYLIHNADLSNNL